A genomic stretch from Oceaniferula marina includes:
- a CDS encoding DUF805 domain-containing protein: MPRSKETPSRLSSPVESPSVALPPIATLGEKQAGRSGQSKQQEDNRGASPKPVTHSPPKIEELESEFVDFEEARYKAYCPDCESLFYVKGTTLSKRKKVQCPNHDSVNIGGTHELSKLSLMQADNEVIVYSVIKDFFSYNGRISVTTYWKSILVALVPMLIIGVICSFTLPSLSPLLWFAILSPLWVKRLHDHNFSQEWAIIPGVSAVCMVINSWLLPSMIRGESYPLLSIIALLALIGSLIMGVMISCVPGAKRINRFGQAPNKVKVKWL, from the coding sequence TTGCCTCGCTCCAAGGAAACACCATCACGGCTGTCGAGTCCCGTCGAATCTCCTTCTGTCGCCCTTCCTCCCATTGCCACCCTAGGTGAAAAACAAGCAGGCCGAAGCGGGCAATCCAAACAACAGGAAGATAATCGAGGGGCATCACCAAAGCCTGTCACCCATAGTCCCCCAAAAATTGAAGAGCTTGAGTCTGAATTTGTTGATTTCGAAGAAGCACGGTATAAGGCCTATTGCCCGGACTGTGAAAGTCTGTTCTATGTTAAGGGAACGACTCTTAGTAAGCGGAAGAAAGTTCAGTGCCCTAACCATGACTCTGTGAATATCGGCGGCACTCATGAACTATCAAAGTTGAGTCTAATGCAGGCTGATAACGAAGTTATCGTTTACAGTGTCATAAAAGATTTCTTTTCATACAATGGTAGAATTTCAGTAACTACTTATTGGAAAAGTATCTTGGTTGCTTTGGTTCCAATGTTGATTATTGGGGTGATTTGTAGCTTTACGCTCCCGTCACTCAGCCCTCTTTTATGGTTTGCGATACTTAGCCCTCTTTGGGTTAAACGTTTGCATGATCACAACTTCAGCCAAGAGTGGGCGATTATTCCAGGCGTGTCTGCAGTCTGCATGGTAATAAATTCCTGGCTTTTACCCTCGATGATACGAGGTGAGTCATATCCTCTCTTGTCTATAATTGCCCTACTCGCTTTGATTGGAAGCTTGATTATGGGAGTCATGATTTCTTGTGTGCCTGGGGCAAAGAGAATCAATCGATTTGGGCAGGCCCCAAATAAAGTAAAGGTCAAGTGGTTGTAA